Proteins encoded within one genomic window of Hermetia illucens chromosome 2, iHerIll2.2.curated.20191125, whole genome shotgun sequence:
- the LOC119649686 gene encoding UPF0687 protein C20orf27 homolog isoform X2 has product MASKGLSNNAAPHSENSCDHHVHFDTASLKDDFQSEKTVTYQPTDNGIIVNLGFLQINHRYAVDLKLPAELFGEFSESPQLVPDISTTPSLHCRITEFSGAKRDEHDYFDMKIEFFAYKEKLLKEQLHIMNSKKSKEILKLVIVARVLGKGKGTPMLRNGIHCIGVERDEESEASDFAGFGNGAN; this is encoded by the coding sequence ATCACCACGTGCATTTCGACACGGCATCCCTCAAAGATGATTTCCAATCAGAGAAGACAGTCACATATCAACCAACAGACAACGGCATAATTGTGAACCTAGGATTCCTTCAAATTAACCACAGATACGCTGTCGACCTTAAACTTCCCGCTGAACTATTCGGCGAATTCTCCGAATCCCCGCAACTTGTACCTGATATTTCCACAACGCCTAGCCTTCACTGTAGGATAACAGAGTTCTCTGGAGCGAAACGCGATGAACACGATTACTTCGACATGAAAATCGAATTCTTCGCCTACAAGGAgaagttgctgaaggagcaGCTGCACATAATGAACTCGAAAAAGTCCAAGGAGATCCTTAAGCTCGTCATTGTAGCACGTGTACTGGGCAAGGGCAAAGGAACGCCCATGCTGCGGAACGGCATCCATTGTATAGGAGTGGAGAGGGACGAGGAGTCGGAAGCTTCAGATTTCGCCGGCTTCGGAAATGGTGCTAATTAG